TTCTCGCCTCCGTCATCACCGACATCAGCCGCTCGGCCGCCGGTTGGCCCGTCGCCGCGGAAAGCAGTTTGGCCAGATCGTAGGTATCGAACGCGCTGACGGCTTCGAACAGCGTGCGCTGATCGACGAACTCCAGATCGTCGAGCGAATTCACATCGCTGGCGCCACGCACCGTGCGACGCGAAAAATACGTAATGCCCTTTTCTTCGACGTAATTCAACACGCGGGTCTTGCGAAACGCGAACAGATCTTCCGCGATTTCCGCGTGAGACAGCTTGTTGAGAATGACCTTCTTCTCGACGCCGATCAACGCTTCCAGGTCGTCGAGTTCAATCAACTCCAGTTCGCTGCTGATCGACAGATCGAGATCGTGATCCGCTACCTGCTGCGCGCGTTCCGTGATTCGCACCGGATCGAACGTGACGAGCTGGCGGCCCACCGCGCCTTCCGCCGAATAACGCGCGGGCGTGTTGCTCAGGCGTTCGGAGCGGCCCGGTTCGAGCGTGACCAGATTAAGTTTCTCCATGCGCTTGAGCATGGCCATGACGTGGGGACGGGAATGGCCGGCAATGGCGTGGCACTTCTTGATCACTTCGGGAAGCGGCACCGAGAATTCCTCGCCTTGCGCGCGGCGCATGCGGACATCCCGATCGGCGCTTTCGACACCGGCCATCAACGCGAGAACGTGCGCATACGAGACGACACCCGGCAGAAAATCGGCGTGCGTATTGGTGGCGAGCACGTCGTCCTTCTTCTTCACGCGACGAATCATGGTGCGCACGATATGACGCAGCAGCGGCGATACACGTTCGAGCTCTTCTTCCACGACGTTCGCCGCGATCACGGTGAGTTGAAGGAAGCTGAGTGCTTTCGCGGTATGCGCTCGCGGTTCCGCCGGCAACAAAGCCGCCTCGCCGAAAAATTCGCCCTTGCCTAAGGTGGCGAGAATCACCTTCTTTTCATCGCACTGGGTGGAGATTTCGACTTTGCCATCTGCAATGACGTAGATGACAGCGTCGCCCGCGAAGCCTTCCGAATAGATGACCTCGCCCGGAGCCGCTGTACGCGACCATGGCGATCGTTGGTGATTCAAGATTCATTCCCCCGTAGAGCTGATTCCTCGTGCAACCCACGCGCTGCCGGATGCGCGGGTGCCCGATGGTCCTGACTTATTTCACGGGATAACGACATGCATAACGCATTTCTTTAATATTTGGGTTCGTCTGCGGAAACATCGCAAACGTTTGGCAGCCTTACTGTACAAGGCTTTTCGGGAAGTCGAAGGTGTTCAGCGCAGCGCGGTATGCGCTTCATCGATAAGCCATTCCTTGAGCTTCAGCGCCGACGGTTGCAACGCGTTCGAAACGGGATGAACCAGGTAATAGCTCGTTGAAAGTGGCAACACCTGTTTGAAAGGTTCGATCAACGCGCCGCTTGCGCGCTCGCTGTCGGTCAGCATCGCACTGGTGAGGACGAACCCCTGGCCGCGCACGGCGGCGTCGATTGCGATCAGCGATTGATCGAACTGAATCCCGGGAATGGACGCGATCTGTTCTTCGGACAAACGCGAGAACTTGCCGAGCCACGGCGACCAATGCGGATGCAGCGTGTTATGCAGCAGCGTCGCCTTCTTCACATCGTCAGGATGCCGTACCTTCAGACGTTTCACGTAATCCGGCGCGCAATACACGTGCGCTTCATCCGTGCACAGCTTTTCCACCGTGAGCGACGGATCCTCGCCATTGAAATAGCGGATCGCCAGGTCGACGCCGTCGAGCTCGAAATCCACAAACGCGGTCGACGTGGTCAGATCCAGCGCCACATCCGGATAGGCTCTCAGAAAGCTGGCCATGCGCGGTGCGAACCACTTGGCGGCGAAACTTGGCGGCACGGACAATTTCACACCCCGGCTCTGCCGCTGCCGCATGCGCCGGCTGGCCTGCGCAATCTGTCCAAGCGCGGGATGAATCTGCGCGTAGTACGCAAGTGCTTCGGCCGTCGGTGTGACCTGGCGGATCTGCCGGACGAACAACGAGACGCCCAGCCACGCCTCCAGCTTCTGGATCTGTTGCCCGACCGCACCCGGGGTCACGTTCAACTCTTCCGCTGCAAGAGTAAAACTACCGAGTCGGATCGCAGCCTCCATCACAATCAATGCTTTCAGCGGTGGATAGACACTCATGGAATAGTTTTCCTACATCGTTGGCCAGATAATATCGGTTGTACCGGAAGCGCGCGCTGATCACAATGGGCCCTCGATAAAATCCGTTGTGGACCGCCATGAACCCGTCCTATCTCGCCTTCGCCCTGCTCGGCGCCATCTGGGGAACCAACTTTCTTTTCATGCGATGGGCCAGCGTGACCCTGTCGCCGGCCCAGATCGTATTGCTTCGCGTGCTGTTCGGATTCGTGCCGATTCTGCTGGTCGCGCTCGGAACACGCGCATTGCGTTGGCGTCATCTGCGCTACGCGCATCACTTCCTCGTCATGGCGCTGCTGGCCACGGTGCTCTACTACTTCGCGTTCGCAAAGGGCGCGGCGCTGCTGCTCTCCAGCGTCGCGGGCATGTTGAGCGGTTCGATCCCGTTGTTCTCGTTCCTCTGCACGCTGGTCCTGTTACGCGATGAGCGGCCCACGCCGCGCATGGTGATGGGCATTGCGGTCGGTTTCGTCGGCGTGCTGCTGATTGCGCGGCCATGGGCCGGCGCCGCTGCGGGTGTGAGTCTTCCCGGTGTGTTGTACATGATCGGCGGATCGCTGAGCGTGGGATGCTCGTTCGCTTACGCGCGGCGCTTTCTGACGCAACTGGATATCTCGCCGCTTGCGCTG
This genomic stretch from Paraburkholderia bryophila harbors:
- a CDS encoding Crp/Fnr family transcriptional regulator, yielding MNHQRSPWSRTAAPGEVIYSEGFAGDAVIYVIADGKVEISTQCDEKKVILATLGKGEFFGEAALLPAEPRAHTAKALSFLQLTVIAANVVEEELERVSPLLRHIVRTMIRRVKKKDDVLATNTHADFLPGVVSYAHVLALMAGVESADRDVRMRRAQGEEFSVPLPEVIKKCHAIAGHSRPHVMAMLKRMEKLNLVTLEPGRSERLSNTPARYSAEGAVGRQLVTFDPVRITERAQQVADHDLDLSISSELELIELDDLEALIGVEKKVILNKLSHAEIAEDLFAFRKTRVLNYVEEKGITYFSRRTVRGASDVNSLDDLEFVDQRTLFEAVSAFDTYDLAKLLSAATGQPAAERLMSVMTEARKKEVSWVMRREIKIDPLEIAEIEQRFIETIRTLKAPAGNAMPLSNLSA
- a CDS encoding LysR substrate-binding domain-containing protein; translation: MSVYPPLKALIVMEAAIRLGSFTLAAEELNVTPGAVGQQIQKLEAWLGVSLFVRQIRQVTPTAEALAYYAQIHPALGQIAQASRRMRQRQSRGVKLSVPPSFAAKWFAPRMASFLRAYPDVALDLTTSTAFVDFELDGVDLAIRYFNGEDPSLTVEKLCTDEAHVYCAPDYVKRLKVRHPDDVKKATLLHNTLHPHWSPWLGKFSRLSEEQIASIPGIQFDQSLIAIDAAVRGQGFVLTSAMLTDSERASGALIEPFKQVLPLSTSYYLVHPVSNALQPSALKLKEWLIDEAHTALR
- a CDS encoding DMT family transporter, translating into MNPSYLAFALLGAIWGTNFLFMRWASVTLSPAQIVLLRVLFGFVPILLVALGTRALRWRHLRYAHHFLVMALLATVLYYFAFAKGAALLLSSVAGMLSGSIPLFSFLCTLVLLRDERPTPRMVMGIAVGFVGVLLIARPWAGAAAGVSLPGVLYMIGGSLSVGCSFAYARRFLTQLDISPLALSTWQIGFALVIVSLFTDLHGITRIATDTRAFIGLTVGLGLVGTGVAYMLYYFIVRRLGAIAAASVTYIPPVVALLLGVVLAGEPVRSADLIAMTCILAGVYLLQTGRQVSQARALRST